CCGCTTCCAGAGCCGAGATCTCCTCCACCGCTTTTAGATCCTTCTCCTCCAGCTTGCTGTAACCTTTTTCGGAAAGGACGATCTTTTTACTGTCTTTATTGAACTCAATCACGGTTAGGGTCAACAGGTCATCGATCTGATAGCCGTCCGCCGGTTTGGTCAGGTTCTCCTTGACCAGCTGGGACATGGGAACAAATCCATCCACGCTCTCCGGCAGTTCGACGATCAGGCCCTTTTCGATGAGCCGGATCACCTTGCCCTGGGTGATAGTGTTGGGTTTGTACTTGTCCTCCAGCGTGTCCCAGGGGTTATCCTGAGTCTGCTTGTAGCCCAAGGAGATGCGCCGGTTGTCCTTGTCCACATTGAGAACGATGACCTCGATCTCGTCGCCCTTTTTCACCACTTCACCAGGGTGACGGATCTTTTTAGTCCAGGACAGGTCAGAGATATGGATCAGGCCGTCGATGCCTTCCTCCAGCTCGACAAAGGCGCCAAAGTTGGTCAGGTTGCGCACTTTACCGGTGTGGCGGGAGCCGATGGGATACCGTTCGGCCAGAGTCTCCCACGGATCCGGTTCCAGCTGTTTCAGGCCCAAGCTGATCTTGCGTTCTTCCTTGTTGATATTGAGCACTTTGGCGTCGAGCATCTCGCCCACGGCCAGAATTTTGGACGGATGCTTGATGTGCTGGGTCCAGGACATTTCGGAGATATGAATCAGGCCTTCCACACCGCGCTCCAGTTCCACAAAAGCGCCGTAATCTGAAATGCTGACCACCTTGCCGCGGACCACGGACCCCACCGGATATTTGGCGCCCACATCCTCCCACGGATGGGGTTGCAGTTGCTTCAGACCCAGAGAAATGCGGTCTTTATCCTCGTTGTAATCCAGTACGATCACCTTGATCTTTTGGTCCAGTCCCACCACCTCGGACGGATGCGCCACGCGGCCCCAGGACAGGTCGTTGATGTGCAGCAGACCATCCACACCGCCCAGGTCGATGAACACGCCGAAATCGGTGATGTTCTTGACAGTGCCTTCCAGCACCTGTCCTTTTTGCAGGTCAGCGAGGATCTTTTCGCGCTGGCCTTTCATCGCTTCTTCCACCAGGGCGCGGTGCGAAACCACGATGTTTTTGCGCAGATTGTTGATCTTGACGATTTTGAAATCCA
This bacterium DNA region includes the following protein-coding sequences:
- the rpsA gene encoding 30S ribosomal protein S1 — encoded protein: MNEETKENVPAEEVGAVNTQGTGGDVLTPAAPTATDSQKISTDKKAFNTLDDEEGYSNEEFAQLANLYEETLSDFVSGEVVTGKVLAVNEKEVAVDIGFKSEGVIPIDEFDDPSSIQVGQDIQVFIDDIEDPDGMLVLSKKKADFMRIWDLVNQSYDRGEIVKGKCVRRIKGGIVVDLNGVDAFLPGSQIDVRPIRDFDALIGQMMDFKIVKINNLRKNIVVSHRALVEEAMKGQREKILADLQKGQVLEGTVKNITDFGVFIDLGGVDGLLHINDLSWGRVAHPSEVVGLDQKIKVIVLDYNEDKDRISLGLKQLQPHPWEDVGAKYPVGSVVRGKVVSISDYGAFVELERGVEGLIHISEMSWTQHIKHPSKILAVGEMLDAKVLNINKEERKISLGLKQLEPDPWETLAERYPIGSRHTGKVRNLTNFGAFVELEEGIDGLIHISDLSWTKKIRHPGEVVKKGDEIEVIVLNVDKDNRRISLGYKQTQDNPWDTLEDKYKPNTITQGKVIRLIEKGLIVELPESVDGFVPMSQLVKENLTKPADGYQIDDLLTLTVIEFNKDSKKIVLSEKGYSKLEEKDLKAVEEISALEAELSVPEPPKKKEKKADEDLPQVLQ